GGCGGCTGGAAAGCTGGAGCTTGCGCAGCACTGCGGACACGTGGGTCTCCACGGTCTTGATGCTGATGAACAGTTCCTTGGCCACTTCCTTGTAGCTGTAACCCCGTGCGATCAGGCGCATTACCTCCAGTTCGCGGGCGGACAGCTTGTCGAGTTCGTCGTCGGCGATGTCGGCCGGAGCCGTACCGAAGGCGTCCAGCACAAAGCCGGCCAGCCGGGGCGAGAACACGGCGTCGCCGCCTGCAACCCGGAACACGGCGTCAGTGATCTCGGCGCCGGAAATGGTCTTGGTGACATAGCCCCTGGCCCCGGCGCGAATGACCGCCACCACGTCCTCAGCCGCGTCCGAAACACTCAGCGCCAGGAACTTGGTGGTCCCCAGGAGCGCTGCGGAACCGGCGATGACTTCGCGTCCGCCGCCGCCCAGGCCGCCTGGCAAGTGGACGTCGAGCAGCACCACCTCCGGCTGTTCCCGGGCTATCACCGCGATGGCCTGCTCCACGGTGGCGGCTTCACCCACCACCTGGATGCTGGCGTCGAGGTCGGCTTTGAGGCCGGAGCGGAAAATGGCGTGGTCGTCCACAATAACGACGCGGACGGAGGCTGCGGGGCGGCCGGGTCCGGCGCCCTGGGGGTTGCTCATATTCTTCCTTCTGCATTGTCCGGCCGAAGCACCTTGTCGACCGGGCGGGCCGGGAGGCCCAACCGGACTTCCGTGCCGTCCGGGGTGCTGGTAATTACGGCTGTTCCGCCGTGGCGCTTCATACGTCCGATGATCGATTCCCTGACGCCCAGGCGGTCCTCGGGCACCTCGCTGAGATCGAAGCCCGGGCCCCGGTCCTTGACGAAGACGTCGGCCCGGCCATCCGATACTTCCAGGTAGACGGAGACGGTTCCGCCGCCGTGCCGGGACGCGTTCAGCATGGCCTCCCGGCTGGCCTGGACGAGTGCTTCATGGGCTTCTGTCATGGCGGTGTCCCCCACGCTGACCACCTCCACGGCGTTGCCCAGGAGGTCCTCCACTTCGGCAGCAGTGGCCTTGATCCGGTCTGAAAGCTGGCCGGCTTCCTTGCCCGGGTCCTGGAACAGCCAGCCCCGCAGTTCACGCTCCTGGGCCCTGGCCAGACGGACTACGTCGTGCTCATTACCTGCACGCCGCTGGATCAGGGCAAGAGTCTGCAGGACGGAGTCGTGCAGGTGGGCCGCGATCTCGGCACGCTCTGTTTCGCGGATCCGGCCCGAGCGCTCGGCTTCCAGGTCCCGCCAGAATTTCAGTGCCCAAGGCAACAGCACCACCACCACGCCGCCCAGGACGGCCACCGATGCCAGCAGCGCCACCCAGGTCTGCTCCCAGGATCCGGAGCCGGACACCATGACCAGCACACCGGCCACCACCAGCGCCAGGCCGGCGGCCACGCGACCCCAGCCTCCGGCCTGGTCGGCCTTGGTTTTGTCCACCAGACCGGCCCGGCGGTTTTCGTCGAGTTGCATCCAGGCGATGGCCGCACCGCTGAGCACGGCGGCCGCAGGAATAAGGGTCCCCAGCGGCACGTCCACGCCCAGAAGCTGGGCGATCATGATGCCGGCCACGAGCAGCAGGCCGGCTCCCAGCAGGATCTCCTTGCCATAGCGCACTCCGCGGGTGCTGAACCACGGCGGATTGCTGCCGGCAGCGCGGCCGTCGGCAGCCGGAAGCGGGCCCGGCAGTGGAACAGGTCCGGGCTGTGCGGCTGCGGACGGGAGAACAGCACCGGCAGCGTCCGGACCGGACGGCACCCCCGCCGCGGAAGCACCGGCGTCGGGGGTTCCCCACAACGGAGCAGACGGCGCACGGCCGGTAAACGGCGGTGCCGTCGCGGCCGGGGGCATGAGGCTCACGGCGGGAGCAATGGGCGACGCCGGGCGACGGGCGTTGCGCCGGGCGTTTTCGTCCGCGGTGGGAACCATGATCCACAGCCACGCGTAGAAAGCCAGCCCCGCACCGCCGGCGAGCGAGGCGAGGACCATGCCGATCCTGACGCTTCGCACGGGCCAGCCCAGATGATCCGCCAGGCCGGCGCAGACGCCCGCGATGACGCGGTCGGGGCTGCGGACCAGCGGAGGGCGGGTAAGTGCGGTGGTCATGAGTCAATCCAAGCACGGATCAGGGGCCCCCGGACCCGGTTGCGGCTGGAACCGGGGGCGACTCAGGGACGAGTCAGGGTGGTCCCCAATAGAGGCCGCCCGCCGCTCGCGGCAGGATCGAAGTATGAACTCGCAGACCCCCACCCCCGACGACGACCAACCCGCCGAACCTGTTCCGCCCCGCGGACAGAACCAGCCCACCGAGCCCCTCCCGCCCCGCGGACAGGACCAACCCACCGAGCCCCTCCTCCCGCCGCCCCCCGCGGCAGCCCAGCAGGCCGGCCCGCAGGCACCCGGCCAGCCAACCGACTTCTTCCCCTGGATCCGCAGCCACGGCATCTACCGCGGCCGCGACCGCTGGATTGGCGGCGTTGCGAGCGGCATCGCACACCGGATGGGCATCGACCCGCTGATCGTCCGCGGCATCTTCATCGTCCTGACCGTCTTCGCCGGAATCGGCGTCCTGCTCTACGGCCTGGCCTGGGCACTCCTGCCCGAACCCGACGGCCGCATCCATGTCCAGGAAGCCGGCGCCGGCCGCTGGTCCAGCGGCATGACCGGCGCACTGATCACCACGGTGCTCGGACTCACCGGCCTCGGCGGCGGATTCTGGGGCTGGAGCCATAACGGCTTCGGCGGATTCCTCTGGACCGTTTTCTGGGTGGGCGGCGCCATCTACCTCATCTACTACCTGACCCAAAGGAACAAGGCCCGGAACGGAGCTCCCATGAATGCCACACCCCGGCCGGCCGGCGGCGATGCTGCCTACGCAGGCCCATACTCCCCGCAGTACCCCGCGAGCCCCTACACGTCTTCCTATGCCGGGACAGATACGGGCTCGGCAGCAAATGCGCCGTACACCCCCACCTCGACCGGGGCGACCACACCAGCCACGGGTGCCGCGTTCCCAGGCGGCGACACGTACGGCGCCGGCAGCTACGGCGGCAGCAATTACGACGGCGGCAGCTACGGGGGCGGCGGCTACGGCGGCTACCAGCCGCAGGGCCCTGCCCGGGCTCCCCGCCCGCGTCCCTCCGGCCCCGGCGCCCCCGCCGTGGCGGTTACCGCCGGAGCAGCGCTCCTGGTGGGTGGCGGCCTGAAAGCCCTGGATGCTGTCAACGTGATTGACCTGGGCCCCTCCGCCAACGCCGTCGTCTGGGCCAGCGGCGCCGCCGTGGTGGGCCTGGGCATCCTCATCGCGGGCCTCCGCGGAAGGACGGCCGGCATCCTCAGCCTCTTCGCGGTGATTGCCCTGATCACCGGCGGCGTCTACAACGTGGTGGGCAATGGCGACCGGGCCCGCTTCACCGACGTCAGCTGGACACCGGTCAGCATCGAACAGGCCAAGGACGGCTACAACGTCACCGCAGGGCGCGGCACCCTTGACCTCACCGACCTGAACGTCACCGCGCCCCTGCCTTCCGACGTCGTGGTTCCCCTTGACGTCACAGCCAGCAACGTCACCGTGGTCATCCCGGCCAACGTCCCCGTAACGGTCCGGGCCGATATGACCATGGGCAACGTCCACGAAGGCACCCAGAGCCACAGCGGCGTCACCGCCCGCGAAAGCAAGTACAACACCGATAAAGGCGGAGCCAGCCTGATCGTTCAGATTGACGGCACCTTCAGCAACATCACGATTCAGGAAGGAAACTGACATGAGCAGCTTTGATCCGGCACCGGATTCGTCCAGCCCGGAAAGCACGACGCCGGGAACCTCCTCCGCGGCCGACGCGCCGCAGCAGCCCTCCGCCCGCGTGGGCACCATCGTTTGGAGCCTCATAGTCCTGGCACTTGCGGCCCTGATCATCGTGGCCCAGCTGGGTGTTGTGACCCTGAACGGCACCTATGTGCTGATCGGGCTCATGATCGGGGCGGGTGCGGCGCTCGTCATCGGCGGCCTGCTCTCGGCCCGTAAACGTGACAACCATCCCACAACACGGAAGTCTTGAACCATGGATAAGTTCTTCAGCATCGTCAGGGGCTTCGGCCTGAAACGCGGTCCCGAACGGTGGCTGGGCGGCGTGTGCGGCGGCGTCGCGGCCAAGCTCAACGTGGATGTGGCCTTCGTGCGGATCGCTTTCCTGGTCTTCTGCCTCCTGCCGGGGCCCGCCGTCGTGTTCTACCTTGCGGCGTGGCTGGTCCTCCCGGACCAGGGCAACGCCATCCTCTTGGAGAAATTCCTGGACCGCCGCTCCATCAGCTGACCAGGCATCTTCATCTCCCCCTTCAAAGCTGGCCCCCGTTCCGGAGAACCCCTCCCGGACGGGGGCTTCGGCACATCGCCCGAAGTAGTTACCGATTGTCACCGGTTTGTGTCGTAACGCACACGGCCGACTACAATCTAGGTGAGCTCAGCGTGGCGCTCTGCCCGTTACCCCCTTCACACCAGGATTTGAGCAGAGACATGAAAATTGGAATTCTCACCAGCGGTGGGGACTGCCCCGGGCTGAACGCCGTGATCCGCGGCGCGGTCCTCAAAGGCATCGCCATCCACGGCCACGAATTCGTGGGCTTCCTGGACGGCTGGCGCGGCGTGGTTGAAGGCGACATCATCAACATCCCCCGCACCATGGTCCGCGGCATCGCCAAGCAGGGCGGCACCATCCTGGGCACCTCCCGCACCAACCCCTTCGAAAACGGCGGCGGCCCCGAAGTCATCAAGGCCCACATGGACCGCCTCGGCATAGACGCCATCATCGCCATCGGCGGCGAAGGAACCCTGGCCGCGGCAAAACGCCTCACCGACGCCGGCCTCAAGATCGTGGGCGTCCCCAAAACCGTGGACAACGACCTCGACGCCACCGACTACACCTTCGGCTTCGACACCGCCGTCCAGATCGCCACCGAAGCCATCGACCGGCTCCGCACCACCGGCGAGTCCCACCACCGCTGCATGATCGCCGAGGTCATGGGCCGGCATGTGGGCTGGATCGCCCTGCACGCTGGCATGGCCGCCGGCGCCCACGCCATCCTGATCCCGGAGCAGAAAGTCAGCATCGAACAGATCACGGAATGGGTCCAGGATGCCCACGACCGCGGCCGCGCACCGCTGGTGGTGGTGGCCGAGGGCTTTGTTCCCGAACACATGGAATCCCCCCACTCCGAGCGCGGCCTGGACACCTTCGGCCGGCCCCGCCTGGGCGGCATCGCGGACCAGCTCGCCCCGGAACTGGAAGCCCGCACCGGCATCGAAACGAGAGCCACCATCCTCGGCCACATTCAGCGCGGCGGCGTTCCCTCCGCCTTCGACCGCGTCCTGGCCACCCGGCTGGGCATGGCCGCCATCGATTCGGTGGTGGAAGGTTACTGGGGCACCATGGTGGCGCTCAAGGGCACCGACATCGAGCACGTCGGCTTCGAGAAGGCACTGGGCCAGCTCAAGACCGTCCCGCAGAACCGCTACGACGAAGCAGCGGTCCTGTTCGGCTGAGCCGCGCACTCCCCCTAGGCTGGAATCATGACTCTTGACCCAGGTTCCGCCGCCATTATCCAGCTCGCGTGGGCCCGGCACCTGGGGCTCGACGACGACGCTTTCGGCACGTCCCTGGCTTCCGGCGAGCGGGTGGTCCGGGCGGACGAAACAGTCAGGACCGTGGAGTTCATCAGGCTGTTTGGCAGCTCCGCCCTGGTGGGCCCGCAGTGGCTGATTGATGCCGCGGCCGGTATCCCGGATGACGAGATGGCCCAGCACGTGACCCTGCTGACGCTGACACGGTCCCACGGAGGCCATGGGCTCGGCGCAGCGGCGCTGTTCTTCGCCGACGACCTGCCGCTCCGCCAGCCGTCCGAGGAGCTGACCGTCTCCCACGGCAATCCGGAGGCGATCGAGCTGGAAGGGCTCTGCCCGCCGGATGACGTCAACGAGGTGGGGCTGTCCGAGCTGGAAAACCGGTACACCATTGTGCACGAGGTGGATGGCCGGCGGGTCCCGGTTGCGTGCGGCGCCTACGCCGAGTGGGAGGGCCTGCTGGGCCACCTGGGAGTCCTGGTGGACCCCGAGTGGAGGCGCCGCGGGCTCGGTTCGCTCGCGGCCTCGATCGCGGCCCACGAAGCACTGGCTGCCGGCCTGACTGTCCAGTGGCGGGCAGAAGTCAGCAACACCGGTGCAGTGGCCCTGGCCCGCCAACTCGGCCTGACCGCGGGCGGCATCCACACGAGCGTCCAGCTGGGCTGACGCCCCCGCACTACCACCGCACGGCGCGGCCGGGCCGCACCCGGCAGGGCGGCCGCCGGGCTAATCCGCCCGGCGGCCGCCGTCCGCCGTCGCCTCTGCCCTGGGGGCCGCGGCCTGCCCGGTCCAGCCGTTCACGGCCTGGGGCTTGGCGAAGAACAGTGCCACAGCCGCGCCCAGCAGGATAACGGCCGCGGGAAGCAGGATTGACTGGCCCATGGCGGTGGAGAATCCGTCGTGCAGTGCTTCGGGCAGCGACCCGCCGAACGACATGGGGCTGGCGCCGCCGGCGGCTCCGGGTGCCGGTGGCAGCTCGGCTGCAAGCCTTGCCTGGATCAGCACGGCTATCGCGGCGCTGCCCAGGACCGCGCCGATCTGCCGGGTGGTGTTATAGACGCCTGACCCGGCACCGGCCTGCCGCGGCGGGAGGTTCCGGGTGGCCGTAGTGCTCAGCGGGGCCCAGATGCCGGCGTTGGCGAACCCGAGGACGGCGCTCGGCAGCAGGAACAGCCAGATGGGGGTGTCCGGATGCATGAGTGCCGAGTTCCAGAAGAGGGCCACCGACATCAGGACCAGGCCCGTGGCGGTGATGAACTTTGGATTGACACGGTCGATGATCTTTCCCACGACGGGTGCCAGGCCGCCTGAAATAACGGCCATGGGGACCATCATCAGCGCGGACTGGGTGGGCGTCAGGCCGCGGACCACCTGGTAGTAGAAGATCAGCGGGAGGGTGAAGGACGTGATGGCGAACCCCACCGTGGTGATGCCGATGTTGGCCAGGGAGAAGTTGCGGTCCTTGAAGAGTCCCAGCGGCAGGAGGGGTTCGCCCTTGTTGAACCGCTGCCACAGCACGAAGACCACCAGCACGGCTATGCCGCTGATGATCAGGCCCCAGACTGTGATGGGCCCGGTGATGGTGCCCCAGTTGTAGGTCTCGCCCTCCTGGATGCCGAAGACCAGCAGAAACAGGCCGGCGGCGCTGAGCAGCACGCCCGGGATGTCGAACTTGTGCGGGTGGGTTGTCAGCGAGGGAACGAAGCGCCACGCAAGGATGAAGCCGACGACGCCGACCGGAATGTTGATGAAGAAGATCCACTCCCAGCCCAGGCCGTCCACCAGGACGCCGCCCAGGATGGGTCCCACCAAGGTGGCTACACCTGCCGTGGCTCCCCAGATGCCCATGGCTGCCCCGCGGCGGTCCGGCGGAAAGATCCGGGTAATGACTGCCATGGTCTGCGGCGTCATGATGGCCGCGCCGAGGCCCTGCAGGACGCGGGCCATGATCAGGGTACTGATGTCACCCGACAGGCCGCACCAGAGCGAGGCGAGGGTGAAGAGCACCAGTCCTGAAAGGTAAAGCTTCTTGGGCCCGAAGCGATCGCCCAGCCTGCCCGTGATCAGCAGCGGGACGGCGTAAGCAAGAAGGTACGCGCTGGTTACCCAGATGACGGAATTGATGTCCGCGTTGAGGCCTTCCATGATCCGGGGATTCGCCACGGAGACGATGGTGGTGTCGATCAGGATCATGAAGAACCCGATCACGAGGGACCAGAGTGCTGGCCACGGCCTTGCTACATTTTCCAAGCGTCAGGCTCCCAACAGGTCGAGTATTTCAGTCCGGGCGAACATGTGGGCCGCTGCGCGGGCCGAGGGTGTACCGGCGTCCGGATCAGCACCGGCCGCCAGAAGGACTTTGGCAACATCCGGGTACCCCTTAAATGCTGCGCCGGCCAGGGGCGTCTGGCCGCGGTCGTTGGCGGCGTCGGCGTCCGCCCCGTGCCGAAGGAGCAGCTGCACCGTCTCGGCATGCCCGTGGTAGGCAGCGAGCATCAGGAGCGAGTCCCCGGCGGAGTTTGTCATGGATGCCGGGGCGCCGACATCAAGGTAGGCAGCCAGCAGCGCGGTGTCCCCGTCCCGGGCGGCCTGGAACAGTTTCTCTGCCAGGGCGAGGGTTTCCTCGTCGGGCACGGGGTTTTCAGTCATCAGCGGGTCCCCCTCAGGAATCCGGTCTGGCGCCCGACTACCTGGCCGGCGTCGGGGGCAACAATCACTTCCTGCGCGGCGGTGTAGGGCTCTTCACCGTCCAGGACGGTCAGTATTTCGTCCGGAGCTACGGAACGTTTGATGACCGCCAGGGCAATGGGTCCCATTTCGTAGTGCTGCGCCACGGAGGTGACGGTGCCTACTTTCCGCTCACCCAGGAGGACCTGGCTGCCCGGCGCAGGCATGGTGTGCTGTGAGCCGTCCAGCTGCAGGAACACCAGCCGCCGCGGCGGGTGGCCCAGGTTGTGGACCCGTGCGATGGTCTCCTGGCCCTTGTAGCAGCCCTTCGCCAGGTGCACGGCTGTACGGAGGAGGTCCAGTTCGTGCGGAATGGTTTTGTCGTCGGTTTCAGCGCCCAGGCGGGGCCGCCAGGCAGCGATGCGGAGGGCTTCGGCGGCCAGCATCCCGGCCAGCGGGCGGTCCCCTACAGTCCGCTCCAGCTCAGCGGCGGGCACCAGGTATTCGATCCACGGCCGTTCGAGTCCGGGGTGCCCTTCTTCGGGAACCACAGAATACGAGTAGCCACCGGCACCCACGTGCGGCCACGGATCGCGCCAGGCGAGCAGACCGGACCACTCCGCCACCTCCTTGGTGGACCCGAGCACCGCCCATTCGTCGGAGACATCGGCAACTTCCACGCGGAGCATGAACTTCATCCTGTTCAGCCACTCAGCCAGCGGCGCAGCCTCGGCGGCCTCAACGATCAGCCAGGTGGTCCCGCCGTCGTCCACTACCCGGGCATCAAACTCGATGCGGCCCTGGACGCTCAACAGGAGCAGTTCGGTGGATTCCCGCGGCTGCAGGCCGGTAACCTGCTGGGAGGAAAGCGTGTTCAGCCACGTCAGCCGGTCCGGACCGCTGACGGTCACCACACCGCGGTGGGAGAGATCGACGACGGCGGTTCCGGCTGCGAGGGCGCGCTGCTCGCGGAGCGGCTCACCGTAGTGGTCGGCAACTCCGGCGTCCGCGCCGGCGGCCTCGACGGCGCCGGGGCGCGACAGGAATGGGCTGGGGGTAGTCATACTGGGGGCAACGTCCTTTAGTCAGTGAGTATTCCGGGTTAAGGCCACGCCCGCCGGGTTCCCTGGCCGTGGAACCGCTCCGGCGAGGGCCCCGGCCCGAGCGTGCGAGGGCAGGGAGCCGGTGCGGCCTTGCGAGGTCAGGGTGCGGGTGGGGATTAGCGGTATTCCGGGTTTTCGAAATCGAAACGGGTGCCGGCTTTCCATTCCTCGGGCAGGTTACCGTAAGCGGGAATCCCGCCGGCATCTTTGAGCATCCGGGCAAGGTGCAGCAGGTTCCAGGTCATGAAGGTGGTGTTGCGGTTGGTGAAGTCTGACTCCGGACCGCCGGAACCCTCGTCCAGGTAGCTGGGGCCGGGGCCCACGGGGCCGATCCAGCCGGCGTCCGCTTGCGGCGGGATGGTGAAGCCGATGTGCTGCAGGCTGTACAGGACGTTCATGGAACAGTGCTTGATGCCGTCCTCGTTGCCGGTGATGAGGCAGCCGCCGACCTTAGGGTAGAACGCCCACTGGCCCTTGCTGTTGAGCTGGCCGGAGTGGGCATAGAGCCGCTCAATGAGCTTTTTGGTCTGCGAGGAGTTATCGCCGAGCCAGATCGGTCCGGCCACCACCACGATGTCCGCTTCTTGAACGGCAGGGTACAGGGCCGGCCACTCGTCGGTTGCCCAGCCGTGCTCGGTCATGTCCGGGTACACGCCGCTGGCGATGTCGTGATCCATGGTCCTGATCACCTGTGTGCTGACGCCGTGCTTTTCCATGATGCGGCGGCTGACCTCAATCAGGCCTCCGGTGTTGCTGGTTTCCGGCGACCTCTTCAGCGTTCCGTTGAAGAACACGGCCTTCAGGTCGCTGTAGTCAGTGGTGTTCTGCGGTGCCGCCATGATGCTCCCTGGTTCACTGGCACGGCCGGAGCCGTGAGACGGGACTGAGGAAGCTAAGTCTACTGATGGCCAGTGCGACTGTGGCCCGGTCAGGAGACTTTCTTCAGGAACGCCGATGCGTGGGCCTCGAGGCCGCTGCCGGGCTTGGCTGCCGCGCCCGCGGCCCCGCCGGCGGCGACGTCCCAGCGCCAGAGCAGGTTGCCGTCCACCAGGCCGAAGATGCGCGTCGCGGCGCTGTACTCCTTCGAGTGGCCTCCCCGCATCACCATGTCGGTGGTGAGCTGGATCTGCGGGCCCTTGATCTGACCGTAGTACAGCTCGGAGATACCGCCGGGATGCGCGATGGACACAGAGATATCGAAGCCGCCGTCCTTATTGCGCAGGGCCTCAACCTCGTCAGCGCTCTTAAGCGCCGGAACAATATCCGCCGGGACCAGGCCCGGGCCGCCGTCGGCGTCCAGCTGCTTGCGCTCAAGCGCCCAGAAACCGGTCTCGACAGTGAGGGGACGCAAACGCGTTCCGTCCTCGTCCGCCAGCCAGCTCTCCGCACGGTACTGCAGGTACGGCAAGCCGTTGTGTGTGAAGGAAACGTGCTGGACGAAGTGTTCGGAATCCTCATCACCGGTGCCAAGCCGGCCGCTGCCTTCCCACTCACCAATGAGCCAGGACAGCGGAACAAGTTCCGGAGTCAGATCTGTAGGAATCTCAATCGGCACAACAATTACCTCAGGAAATCGCTAACGGAGGGACGGTTTACTTCTGGCCTTTGAAAAGACGGTAAACAACAAAGCCGGCAAACCAGGCCATGGAAAGGCTCGCGACGCCGAGCAGGACAAGGAAGAAAATTTCAAATGCAAGTACGGACATGATGCCATCCTAACCGTTAGTAGATAAGTAGTTTGTCTATGAAGTAAGCAAGGGAGCCCACAGCGGACACAGGCGCCAGACCCATGCTAAGGGCCGCGGCGAGATTCAGCGGAGCACCGCGGAGTGTGACGAGCCGGCGGAAACTGACCAGGACCGCGCCGACCACCACCCCGAAGATCGCGGCGGGCAGCACGGCAAGATCGGAAAAGACCAGCCCGGCAAGCGGGCCCGCCAGGCCCGCGAGGACGATCCCCAGTGGAGCAACCACCCGGTCCGGCCAGCGGATCAGGCCGGCGCACAGGGCGACCGCTGCACTGACGGCCGCCACCAGCACCATTTCGCGGACCCCGTTGAAGCGGGCACCGGCAATCCATCCCGCGCCAAGGCAGGACAGGAGCACGCCGGCGCAGCAGCCCAGCGTGGACTCCAGCCGCTGGGCCTGGCCGGTCCCGCGGATCAGCTGCACCACAAACACGGCCATCATTCCCAGCGCGATGAAGGCCGGCGTCCAGTCAAGGTATCCCGGTGCCGGGACCAGGCCGGCGGCCATCGCGGACCCTACGCCGGGCAGGGCAATGACCGTGGCGAGCGTCTTCTTGGCCGGGATGCGGAGGAAGTGCGGCCAGCCGATTCCTACCGCCACGGCGATGGCACTCGCGACGCCGACGAGGGCCTCCCGCGAGATGTACACACCGGCGATGAGGGCTGCTAGCCCCGCAATGCCTATCAGGCCAATAACCCACGAGCCCAGTGACCGCGCCGGCGCGTGTTCGTCCCCGTCCGCGCTGATCCCGGTCCGCCGCTTCGACTCTGCACTCAATTGGTTGCATTCCCATTCTGGCTATAACCCGGCGGCCTTGCCCTCCGCGGGAGGGCGTTCTGCCCCACGGCACAATCCTGCCTTATGTGACTCGGATATGTCGCAAAACGAAGGTCCGCAGCGAAGGAATCCCTGTTCGCGGGAACGCCGTTCGGTATACTCAAACTTCAGCTACGCTTCCAGCAACGGTTGCCAGCCGGACAGATCTTCGGCGGACCAAATCGTGGCAGGGAGCTGGTTCCGGCCGGTGAGAACCCGGTTCAGTCGCCCGAAGATGCGCGGACGCCCCTTGGAGGAACAATGTCGCACATCCTGCTATTGACGAACAGCACCGGGTCATCGGTGGACATTCTGCCTGCCCTCGAATTACTGAATCACCGCGTGCATATCCTCGCCGCTGAGCCGACCGCCCTGCTGGAAACCGACCCCTGCGACATCGTGCTGCTCGATGCCCGCAAGGACCTGGTGGGTGCCCGCTCGCTCACCCAGTTGCTCAAAGCCACCGGCCTGAGCGCCCCGCTGGTACTGATCCTGACCGAAGGCGGCATGGCTGCCGTTTCGTCGGCCTGGGCGGTGGACGATATTGTGCTCGACTCCGCCGGGCCGGCCGAGGTGGAGGCGCGCATCAGGCTTTCCGTGGCACGGGCTGTCCCGGAACAGGACGATGCCCCCACGGAGATCCGGGCAGCAGGCGTGGTTATCGACGAGGCCAGCTACACGGCCCGCGTGAACGGTGCCCCGCTGAACCTGACCTTCAAGGAGTTCGAACTCCTCAAATACCTGGCCCAGCACCCCGGCCGGGTGTTCACCCGCCAGCAACTGCTCACGGAGGTGTGGGGCTACGACTATTACGGCGGCACCCGCACCGTCGACGTCCATGTCCGCCGCCTCCGCGCCAAACTCGGCGCCGACCACGAAAACCTGATCAGCACTGTCCGGAACGTGGGGTACCGACTCACCCTGGTACGCCAGCAAGAGGACGAACTGACGGAAGCCTGAGCGCCGCCGTCGAGCTTTAACGCAAAAGCCCCGGACCACATCAGGTGGTCCGGGGCTTTAGTTTTTGCCTGCTTGTGGAGGACATACGGGTCGAACGTATCGAGGCCACCCCACTGGTGGATCCCCCTCGCATCCGCCGGTCTCCCGACGGGTGAGGTAACGATTATACGTAACGTCCGGGGCGCCATCAAATCGGGGCACGTTCCGGTCCGGCCGTATAGCCTTGCT
The window above is part of the Pseudarthrobacter sp. IC2-21 genome. Proteins encoded here:
- a CDS encoding LuxR C-terminal-related transcriptional regulator, with protein sequence MSNPQGAGPGRPAASVRVVIVDDHAIFRSGLKADLDASIQVVGEAATVEQAIAVIAREQPEVVLLDVHLPGGLGGGGREVIAGSAALLGTTKFLALSVSDAAEDVVAVIRAGARGYVTKTISGAEITDAVFRVAGGDAVFSPRLAGFVLDAFGTAPADIADDELDKLSARELEVMRLIARGYSYKEVAKELFISIKTVETHVSAVLRKLQLSSRHELTKWAAERRLL
- a CDS encoding PspC domain-containing protein; the encoded protein is MTTALTRPPLVRSPDRVIAGVCAGLADHLGWPVRSVRIGMVLASLAGGAGLAFYAWLWIMVPTADENARRNARRPASPIAPAVSLMPPAATAPPFTGRAPSAPLWGTPDAGASAAGVPSGPDAAGAVLPSAAAQPGPVPLPGPLPAADGRAAGSNPPWFSTRGVRYGKEILLGAGLLLVAGIMIAQLLGVDVPLGTLIPAAAVLSGAAIAWMQLDENRRAGLVDKTKADQAGGWGRVAAGLALVVAGVLVMVSGSGSWEQTWVALLASVAVLGGVVVVLLPWALKFWRDLEAERSGRIRETERAEIAAHLHDSVLQTLALIQRRAGNEHDVVRLARAQERELRGWLFQDPGKEAGQLSDRIKATAAEVEDLLGNAVEVVSVGDTAMTEAHEALVQASREAMLNASRHGGGTVSVYLEVSDGRADVFVKDRGPGFDLSEVPEDRLGVRESIIGRMKRHGGTAVITSTPDGTEVRLGLPARPVDKVLRPDNAEGRI
- a CDS encoding PspC domain-containing protein gives rise to the protein MNSQTPTPDDDQPAEPVPPRGQNQPTEPLPPRGQDQPTEPLLPPPPAAAQQAGPQAPGQPTDFFPWIRSHGIYRGRDRWIGGVASGIAHRMGIDPLIVRGIFIVLTVFAGIGVLLYGLAWALLPEPDGRIHVQEAGAGRWSSGMTGALITTVLGLTGLGGGFWGWSHNGFGGFLWTVFWVGGAIYLIYYLTQRNKARNGAPMNATPRPAGGDAAYAGPYSPQYPASPYTSSYAGTDTGSAANAPYTPTSTGATTPATGAAFPGGDTYGAGSYGGSNYDGGSYGGGGYGGYQPQGPARAPRPRPSGPGAPAVAVTAGAALLVGGGLKALDAVNVIDLGPSANAVVWASGAAVVGLGILIAGLRGRTAGILSLFAVIALITGGVYNVVGNGDRARFTDVSWTPVSIEQAKDGYNVTAGRGTLDLTDLNVTAPLPSDVVVPLDVTASNVTVVIPANVPVTVRADMTMGNVHEGTQSHSGVTARESKYNTDKGGASLIVQIDGTFSNITIQEGN
- a CDS encoding PspC domain-containing protein translates to MDKFFSIVRGFGLKRGPERWLGGVCGGVAAKLNVDVAFVRIAFLVFCLLPGPAVVFYLAAWLVLPDQGNAILLEKFLDRRSIS
- a CDS encoding ATP-dependent 6-phosphofructokinase; the protein is MKIGILTSGGDCPGLNAVIRGAVLKGIAIHGHEFVGFLDGWRGVVEGDIINIPRTMVRGIAKQGGTILGTSRTNPFENGGGPEVIKAHMDRLGIDAIIAIGGEGTLAAAKRLTDAGLKIVGVPKTVDNDLDATDYTFGFDTAVQIATEAIDRLRTTGESHHRCMIAEVMGRHVGWIALHAGMAAGAHAILIPEQKVSIEQITEWVQDAHDRGRAPLVVVAEGFVPEHMESPHSERGLDTFGRPRLGGIADQLAPELEARTGIETRATILGHIQRGGVPSAFDRVLATRLGMAAIDSVVEGYWGTMVALKGTDIEHVGFEKALGQLKTVPQNRYDEAAVLFG
- a CDS encoding GNAT family N-acetyltransferase → MTLDPGSAAIIQLAWARHLGLDDDAFGTSLASGERVVRADETVRTVEFIRLFGSSALVGPQWLIDAAAGIPDDEMAQHVTLLTLTRSHGGHGLGAAALFFADDLPLRQPSEELTVSHGNPEAIELEGLCPPDDVNEVGLSELENRYTIVHEVDGRRVPVACGAYAEWEGLLGHLGVLVDPEWRRRGLGSLAASIAAHEALAAGLTVQWRAEVSNTGAVALARQLGLTAGGIHTSVQLG
- a CDS encoding DHA2 family efflux MFS transporter permease subunit — its product is MENVARPWPALWSLVIGFFMILIDTTIVSVANPRIMEGLNADINSVIWVTSAYLLAYAVPLLITGRLGDRFGPKKLYLSGLVLFTLASLWCGLSGDISTLIMARVLQGLGAAIMTPQTMAVITRIFPPDRRGAAMGIWGATAGVATLVGPILGGVLVDGLGWEWIFFINIPVGVVGFILAWRFVPSLTTHPHKFDIPGVLLSAAGLFLLVFGIQEGETYNWGTITGPITVWGLIISGIAVLVVFVLWQRFNKGEPLLPLGLFKDRNFSLANIGITTVGFAITSFTLPLIFYYQVVRGLTPTQSALMMVPMAVISGGLAPVVGKIIDRVNPKFITATGLVLMSVALFWNSALMHPDTPIWLFLLPSAVLGFANAGIWAPLSTTATRNLPPRQAGAGSGVYNTTRQIGAVLGSAAIAVLIQARLAAELPPAPGAAGGASPMSFGGSLPEALHDGFSTAMGQSILLPAAVILLGAAVALFFAKPQAVNGWTGQAAAPRAEATADGGRRAD